TAGTCGGCGGTAGTTGAAGACGCACTCCGTCAGGTTGGCAGTCACTACGTTCAATCGTGGCCGATCGGCTCGGATGTGCCTGGCGTGGAGCCGATTCATGGTGATCGAACCGATGGAGACATCTGGCGCGTCTGGCAAGCCATGGGCCGTGGACGCGGTCATCGACACCTCGGCCGGCGAACTGCCACCACGGCAGTTCTGCGGCGCACGAGCCTTGGAACCCGTGACTTGCCAGTACGTCTACATCTCCACAGCCTCGGTCTACGCGGATGGCCCGACGAGCCGCTTCGCTCGGTGATGCGGTGCTTGACGGCCCACCGGAGCGGACGAGGACTACGGGCGCAACCCGGCCGGTTGCTAGGACCCAACCTTCACTACGGCGGCAAAAGGCCGCGCCGAGCGCAGTGTCACCGTCTTCGGCCCGGAGCGGTCCTGATTCTGCGTCCCGGTGTGATTCTTGGACCGGGGAGTACGTCGGCCGGCTGCCTTGGTGGTTGCGTCGGGCCGTACGCGGTGACGGATCCTGGCACCCGGAGATCCGCGAAAGGCCATCCAACCAGTCGACGTTCGTGACGTAGCACGGTTCGCGCTTGGCGTCGCCAGCGAACCGGCGGTGGGGTGCACAACGTCACGGCACCGATCGGCCGCGAGACGATGTCAGACCTTCTGCAACTCTGCCTCACACCACAGGAAGTATGGGCAGCTTGAGTGGGTCCCCGATGCTGTGCTGCTGGAGAGCGGCGTGACCCAATGGACCGAAACTCCCGCTGTGGCGCACGCACGAAGGGTTGGCTCATCGACGCATCGACGGCCTATGAGGTCGGGCTGACATGTCGACCGCTGGCGCAGACCGTCGCCGACACTTGGGCGTGCTGCAGTCCGGAGGTCTTCCGTTCCGCACCCAAGGGCCGCAGCGCACGGCATTGCCCCTGAGAAGGAGGCGCGATCTCGCAACGGCAGCCCGGAAATGAGTTGGTGCGCGCGTCGAGCTTGGCTGGACGCGCGCACCGGCCCGATTGGGCGTCAGTTCCCGAGCGCGAGACGAGTTGCACCAGTGCCGAGTTGCCTCGGTGCTGATCCCTGACTACTCCTCGAGGTCCTCGCCAAGCGAATCGCCACCGCCGACGTGCGGATGGTCTTCCGTAAGCAAGCCGCGAACACGGCGGATCCGCTCCACCAGGCCGCGATCCGCCGGTCAGGTGGTAGCGCCGCAATGGGCTTCAGCATCTCGACCGCGCCGTCCAGATCGCCCGTGAGAGCAGGGCCGCGGCGCAGTCCGCGCGGGCCTCGGCTTCGATCCGGGTGTCCGCTTGGACGCTGGTAGCGCGGACTGCAGAGTCAGGACCCTGGTGGTGTGTTCCTGAGCTCCAGCGCCGTCGCTCAGCAGAAGGAACGTCGTGCCGTACGAACGGGCCAGGCGAGCAGCATCGTGATGAACTCGCCGCCGATGCCGTCATGGAGGTCGTCGACGCCCTCCCAGTCATCGTTCAGAAGGCCTGGACAGCTCGTTGCGCCCGAGCGGCGTCGCCGAGGTGGCCATAGGCACGAGCCTCGATTGAGCCGAGCCGCGCACGGCAGCAGCTCCGATGCCCGGGTGCAGCTTGGCCTGCCGGACAAGTTGGACAGCCTCCGCGGACGACCGTCCCAGTAGGCAAGAACAGCCAGCGTTCCACCGGCAAAGGCTTGCAGCGGGCCGAACCGTGCTGCTTCTCCGTAATTGCTGCCGAGCGGCCAGCCTGGTTGCGGAACCCAGTGACCCGAGATCGAACGCTGACATGGCGAGCAGCGCAGCAGCCTGGCCGCGATGATAGTAGGTCCTGCGTTGCGCCGGAATCTGGGTGCGGTCCAGCAGATCCGCCACGTTCGCGCGCAGCATCTTGCCTTCGCGGAAGACGTCGAATGGTGCCTTCGATCATAGGTACGGCGAGATGAACGAGTCGTCACGGAGCTGCTCTAGCGACATTCGGGAAGGGACTGGGAGCCAGGGCGAACGCGTGGTCGGATGCGTCACGTGCGGTCATCGCATGTCGCTTTCGAGGTTGTACTGGGCTGCTCGTTGGAGGCGAGGCTGGGCGCCGGTGCTAACAGCGAGGCCGCTGTCCTATGGAACATGTGCTCCAGCACCTGGGCAGACCTGCCGGCTGTCCGGCCCACCCGACCTGCCGTCCAACGTCGGAACGTCGTTCGGAGACGGTCAGGTTGTTGAAGTGCCGGTCGCCGAGGCGCTTCGCCAAATCGGTGGCGGCTGCGGCAAACGCTCGCTCGAAGTCCTTGTAGCTCCAGTGGCGTTGCTCGGCAACCAGAACCAGAGCAGGGTCTTCGTGTTCGTCACGCGTAACCCCTTCCGGTCGTCCTCGGCACTCGAGGCAGCCCTGTGCAAAGTCGTACGAGCCGATATCCACTGATACAGCCTCAGGTCGCTATGCGCAGCGGTTATCGCTCAATGACACGTCGGTGATACCAATGGCTTCGATCGCGCTCAGTTGATCGCGGGGCGAGGTGGTGGCGATACGGCACCTTGACGGACAGTGAGTCCCCGGTCAGGTTCGAGTGTTGCGTCCCAGGACGTCCTTGCACCGTCCGGCTATGCGGTACCACCGTCCGTGCTTCAACGGCCACTATCAGCCAAACGAGCAGGCGAGCTAACCTCCCCGTCGAGCACACGATCGCACTGGTCCACCGTGTGACCTACGGCGCGTCGGCACGCGCACCGCCACCCGTTGACCGCCTGCTCGCCGTGACATCCCCTGCGCGGCGAGCAGGCACCAGCAGCTCCACCCGTTTCGTCCGGACCAGCAGATGAGCGCCGAGGAACCCATGACCGTGCTGAAACAGAGCGACGTAGTCGCTGAGCGACGGTCTCGGTGGCTTCCACCGAACCTGACGGGCGTCCGATCCACTGAGGGTTGGCAGTCGATCGGCCGAGCCGGGGGGAACGGCAAGCCGTCGCGGGCGCGTCTGGACGACCTGCTCCTTGGCGGGAAGGACCATCAGGTGATCGACCGGACGGTGGCGGCTGAGCTGAAGAAGGTGCCCCTGCGATTCGCGATCGGTTCGGGCCCGCGGGATTTCATCGAGCGTGCTGTGCAGTTCTGGCCAGGGCCACCAGGTGCGTGATTGCTGGTGCTCGTGCCGGCTTGCCTACAGGTCCTGCCTTCACGGTCTGCCCAGGCGTTCCAGCCCAGTGTCCAGCCGTGTACGTGGACGACGACCCGATGGTGCTGACCCACCTGCGGGCCGGCTCAGCTGTCTCCGCCCGGCGGATTGCGTGGTACCTGGTCACCTGGACAGCCGAAGAGTTGTTGGCTGCTTCGCCGGTGCAGGCGTTGCTGGAGCCGGGGCGGCCGGTGGCTCTGGTCGTGGAGTCGGCGCTCGAATTCATGCCTGACGAGCAGGACCCGCACGGCTGCCTGGCGGCCGTGCTCGAGGTACTGCCTGCCGGCTCCTGGTGGTGCTGGCGCACGCGACTGCGGACTTCACCCCGAAGGCGTGGGAGAAGGTCGCAGCGGTCTTCGCCCGGCACCGGTTGCCGATCCATCCACGGTCGGTGGAGGAGTGGCCGGGTTCTTGGAGGGGCTGATGCTGTCGGCGCCGGGCTGACCACCGTGAACCGGTGGCCTCGCCTGGTGGATCAGCTCACTCCGGCTGAGGTGTCCCGGTACGGGGCGTGGGTCGAACTCTGGGGGCTCGGTGATGGCTTCGTGACACCGGCGGTGGCCGGGACGATCGTCTGCTCTCTGGTCGCGCTGCTGGTGGCAGTCGTGTCCCAGCGCTCCGCCGCGACGGCCCGGCGTCGGGCCGCCGCGGCGGAACGGCAGCTGGCCATAGTCAGGAAGCAGGACAGCGACCTCCTAGCCGAGGTGGCGGTGCAGTTGGCGGTGCTGTCCGATGAGCCGAACTCCCTGGCCTACGTGTCGGGGAGGTCGTGTCGAGTATGCGGGCAGAGCGCCGGCAAGTGGACGAGGCGATCAGCCGGCTGGTGAGCTGGTGTGCTCCGCGACTCGAGGGCCGGCTTCGCGTGGTGCCCTCGCTGCACCGGGGCGCGAACGGACGGCAGGTCGGTTGGCGGTCGGCGCGGTGAAGGGGGCGGCGATGAGCGGCAGCTCACCGTCGGACCGGGTGGTCTTTCACCCGGCTGCCTGGACGACGCGTTGAGGGCGGTGGTGGAGGAGGTAGGGGCGGGCCGGTGGATGGCGATGCGTGACCTGCTGGCTGCCTCGCGCTCCTTGCCCGGAGTACGGACCGCCCGCTCCCAGGTGCTCGGGGCTGTGGCCGCCGGGTCGACGGTGGGAGGAGTGGCGCCGTGAGGAGCCCAACAGTGCGGATGCGGCGCCATGAGCGCTCGAGTGGCGGTCGAGCGGGCGCTGCGAGCCGGCCGGGAGCACCCTGGTTGGGCGGGGTGCTGGCGGCCGGCCCGTGAGGCCTGCTGGTCGGCAGTGAACACTGCACCGGCCGACCCGGTCCCATGGGTGTGCCTGCTCGCACTTGCCCAGCTGGACACGACCGAAGCGGTGCCCGACCACCGGGTGGCGGCGCCGTGGGGCGGGAGTTTCCTGCCGACCGGTCCGTGGGGTCTCCTGCACGAGGCGATGCTGCGGACCCGGTGGGACGCGAGGCCCATGTGAGGATGCTGCAGTTCTGGCTGTCGCGGCCCACCGGCCAGTTCTCGCGGTGTGGAACTTCGTCTTCTTCATGGAGGGCCTGGCACCGGCCGGGTCGCCACGCCTGGTGCTGCCACTGCTGGCGCACGCGGAGACCTACTGGGCGCTGCGCAAGAGCGGCCGGGCGCGAGACGCGGACCACCGGCAATGGCAGGTCTCGGAGTCGGTGGGCCGGCGCACGGAGCGGCCTGGAGCGAGTGGTTCCGGCAGCCGTTTCAGGAGCCGCCCACCGCGGTGGACCTGAACCTGTTGGCCCACGCGCTGTGGGCCGGGCGTCGCCGCGCCGATGCGGCGCAGGTGTTCGAGGTGATCGGGCCGCACGCCAGCCGCATCCCGTGGGCCTACGTGGCTGACCGACCCGGCGGCCCGGAGCAGGCATTCCTCGAAGCGCGCGATCAGTGCCTGTACCTGAGGCACTGAAGAACCACCGTGCTCACGGCCGACTGCCCAAGCTTCGGCTTGATGTTTTCAACTTTCCTATTTCATTGCTGATTTGGAGGTTGCACAATGGCGCGCTCGCACCGAGCGGTGTCCGGATCCGCGGATGAAGCGTTACTGCGCCAGCTGGGCTATCAGCCCCAACTGGTCCGCAGAATGAGCAGTTTCGGGAACTTCGCGATCTCGTTCTCGGTCATCTCGATTCTGTCCGGATGCATGACCCTGTACGGGTACGGCTTGGGGCGGGTGGCCCGGCGGTGATGCTGTGGGGCTGGGTCGGTGTCGGGGCGCTGGTGCTGCTGGTCGGCTCCGCCCTGGCAGAAGTCACCTCGGCCTACCCGACGTCCGGGGCGCTGTACTTCATGGCGGACCGCTTGGGCGGGAGGGCCTGGGCTGGTACACAGGCTGGCTCAACCTGCTCGGCCTGTTGGGCGGATCGCTGGCATCGACTACGGGGCCGCGTCGTTCATCGGGGCGCTGGCGCACCTGCAGTTCGGGTTCAACCCGACGCCCAGTTCGCTGATGGGGATCTACACGGGATCCTGCTGCTGCACGCGGTCCTGAACTTGGCCGGGTGCGGCTGGTCAGCATGCTGAACAGCGTCTCCGTGTGGTGGCACATCGCAGGTGTGGTGCTGATCGTCGGCGTCCTGCTGCTGGTGCCCAGCCATCATCAGTCCGCTGCCTGGGTGTTCGGCCACTACAACAACGCGACCGGGTGGCACAGCCCGGTGTACGTCGCAGCGATCGGCTTGCTCCTCGCCCAGTACACGTTCAGTGGGTACGACGCCTCCGCGCACCTGTCGGAGGAGACGGTCTCGGCGGCGGTGTCGGCCCCGCGGGGATCGTCCGGTCAATCTGGGTCTCCTGGGCAGCGGGTTTGGTGCTGTTGTTCGGCCTGACCTTCGCGATCAAGGACTACGCCGCCACCGTCGGCACAGCCACCGGCGTGCCGCCGGCGCAGATCTTCCTCGATGCCCTGGGCACGCGCGGGGCCGAGGGCCTGTTGATCGTGGTCATCGTGGCTCAGCTATTCTGCGGGAACGCCGAGACCGCCGCGGCAAGCCGGATGGTGTTCGCGTTCTCCCGGGACGGTGCGCTGCCGGGCAGCACCTGGTGGCGACGCACCTCGACCCGCACTGGCACGCCCGTGGCGGCAGTATGGCTTTCCGTTTCGGTGGCCTGGCTGCTGGCGCTGCCCTCCCTGTGGTCGATGACCGCCTACGGTGCCGTCACCGCCATCAATGTCATCGGCATGACCCCGGCGTACGCCATCCCCATCTACTTGCGCCTGCGCGCCAAGTCCCGCTTCGTTCCGGGACCGTGGCACCTTGGCCGGTGGAGCCGTCCGATCGGGATTGCCGCGGTGGTGTGGGTGGTGATCGTCACCGTGCTGGTGTGCCTGCCGCAGAGCAGCCCGATCACCGCCAACTCGTTCAACTACGCACCCGTCGCCCTGGCCGTCGTGCTACTGCTGGCCACCGTGTGGCGGTGGATCGCCGGCCGCTCATACACCCCGCCCAACGCCCCGAGCGCCCGCATGACCGAACTGGCCGGCGAGGTCGTCTGATGCCCACCACACCGACCACCACCCAACAGCTCTCGGGTCGGTTGACGCGAGACCAGCTGCGCCAGGCCGCGCTGACCGGCGAGCTCCGCAGCGTCCTGCTTGCCGTGGTCGACACGCAGGGCCGGTTGAAGGGGAAGGCATACGATGCCGAGTACTTCGTGCGGCACTTCGTCGACGGCCAATCCGAGGCGGAGATGTGCGGCTACGTGCTGGCCACCGACATCGAGATGACCCCCTTGGACGGGCTGGACCTGGCCGGCTGGGAGTCGGGCTTCGGAGACGTTCGGTGGCTCCCCATCTCGCGTCGGCACGGACGGTGCCGTGGCTGCCCCACACCGCTCTGGTGTTTGCCGACGCCGTCACCCCGGATGGGAACACCGCGCTGCCGGTAGCCCCGTCGACGATGCTTGCTCGCCAGCTCGATCTGCTTGCCGACGCCGGGTTGAGCGTGAAGGTCGGCTTGGAGACCGAGTTCCTCGTCTACCAGGGCACGCTCGCCCAGGCCACCGCTATAGGGTTTCGCGGCCTGACCCCGGTTACCTGCGACAACCGCGACTACTCCCTCGACCAGCCAGCCCACCTGGTGCGCTACACCCAGCGCCTGGCCACCCTGCTGCGCCGGGCCGGCTCGCCCATCGAGGCGGTCAAGACGGAGGGCGCCCCGGGGCAGGTGGAGATCACGCTTCCGTACGGGGATCCGGTGGAGGCTGTTCGCGGGCAGGTGCTGCTCAAGGCGGCAGCCCGAGCGGCTGCCGACCGGATGCGCCTGGTGCCGACCTTCATGGCGGCTCCGACGACCGGGGTCGGCTCGGGCCTGCACCTGCACCTGTCGCTATGGGACGACGGCGCCTCCCGGATGGCCACCGGCGACCAGCCTGAGGAGCTGTCCGAGTGGGACGGGGCGCTGTGGCCGGCCTGCTGGCGGCTCTGCCGGTGCTGGCCCCGCTGTGGGCTCCGAACGTCAACTCCTACAAGCGGTTCCGGCCGCGCAGCTTCGCGCCGACGCGCTACTGCTGGGGCCGGGACAACCGGTCCTGCGCGGTGCGTGTCGTTGGCCACGGCCCCAGCCTGCACTTGGAAGTTCGCCTGCCCGGCGCGGACAGCAACGCCTACCTGGCGCTTGCCGCCGCGGTGGCCGCGATGCGCCACGGCATCGCGGCCGGCCTCAAACCCCCGGCGCCCGTCACCGGCAACGGCTACCGCACCACCGCCGGGCCGCAGCTGCCCGGCAACCTGGGCAAGGCCGTGGAGTTGTTCGCCTCGAGCACGCTGGCCAGCACGCTGCTGGGCGAAGACGTCGTTCATCACTACGACACCCTGGCCCGCGCCGAACTGGCCGCCCACGAGACGCGAGTGACCGACCTCGAGCTCGTGCGCGGCTTCGCCCAGACCTGACCCTGTCCCCTTGTGCCGGGGCCCCGAGGCGTGGGCAGTCCGCCTCGGGGCCCCACCCACCGTCCTGGAGAACTTCTAGAACCGTGTCCTCCACACTCGCTCTTCCCGCGCCGAGCTGCGGGGCCGAACCTCCGTCCTACCTGACGATCCTGCTGGCCGGCACCGAGCACGACACCACAGCATCCCTTACCGCCGTCAGCGACGAGGCACTAGAGATCGTCGAGGAGTATGCCGATATCGCTTCCGACCCCGGCTTCGCCACCAAGACGATCTGTGCCTGGAAGGGCCGGATCACGATCGGCGATGTGGTGGTGCTCTTGTTCGCCCTACCCACCCCGGCGGCGGCTTGGCGGCGCTGGACGGACCTGCTCGACGGTGCCACCGCCGCACTGCTGGTGACCGATCACTGGCCCGTGATGGGCACCGACCCGAGCGCCCTGGACGTCTTCGAGCAGCGCGGAATCCCCCACTTGATCGCCATCACCAACCCACCGAGCCACAACTGCGAGCAGTCAACGGAGCCTGAGCTCCTGCGCGTCACCGGGGCCTGCCCGCCCCTGACACGCGTCGCCGCACGTCCGCACGGTGTCGGCCATCGAGTATTCCTCGTCGCCGCGGCACTCGAAGCGATCAACCAGGACTGGCCCCCGCCCATCGCCACCATTCCGCAGGAGAAGCCCCGCATGAACTCCACGCCCAACGCCCAACCACTGCTGACCGTCCCGCACCTGGTCGGTATCGACGCCGAGGGCTCCGGACTGCCGGGCCTGGCCGAGCTGCTGCTGGCCCGCGGTGCCCGCGTCAGCGGCTCCACCAACGCCACCACGGACACCCCTGCCATCAACGCGCTGCGCGGCCTGGGTGCGGTCATCCACCCGCACAGCTCCGCCCCAGTGCGGGCCGACATGGCCTGCCTGATCTGGCCCGGCCCAACTACCAAAGCCGCGCGGGCCGAGCTAGACCGGGCCAGGGCCCTCGGCATCCCCGCCCTGACCGTCGCCGAGGCGCTCGGTGAACTGATCGGGTGCGCCACCACCGTCATGGTCGCCGGCAGCCACAGCACCGCCACCGTCTCAGGGATGCTCACCAGCGCACTCGGCCACCGCAACCCCGCCTGGATGTTGCGCCGCCCGGTGACCGGTCAACGGCTCGGTCACCACAGCGGAGGGGACTTGTTGATCGCTGACCTCGCCCAGGACTACGACCTGGCCGTCAGGACCGAGGTCAGCGTGATCACCGCTGCCAGCGCTACTCGACTCGACCGACTCGACGATGAGCTTGAGGAGCTCGAAGGCATCGCGCGGCGCAGCGAGGCGGTGGTGCTGCCGACCTGGGAGGCGGGTGTGGGCAAGCTGGCCGCCCGGCTGGCCGCGCAGCCCGGGCCGCGGGTAGTGACAGTCGGGCAGGCCGGCGGTGCCGACGTGCGGATCCTGGACAGCTGGCGGAACCGGAGCGGCACGCGGCTGCGGCTGAGAGGCCTGGACGGTACGGAGTACGAGCTGACGGTACCGGTGATGGGCCGGCAGGCGGCGCGGGATGCGGCGATGGTGGTCGCCGCCGGGCAGCTGCTCGGCGTCGCTGTCGCAGATCTCGCCGAAGGGGTTGCTGACTTCAGCGGCATTGCCCGTTCCCTGACGGTTGCCGGCAAACCCAATGGCATCACGGTCTTGGACTCCGTCGCTGTTCATCCCGTGGAGTTGGCGCATGACCTTGCCGTCGCCCGCGAGCTGACCGACCACCGTGGGCGAGTGATCGCCTTGTTCGAGCCAAGCGGCTGGCCCGCCACTGTCGCCAACGGCCGTGAACTTGGCCGCCAGTTGGCCGCCGCTGATCACGCCTTCCTGCTGCCCGTGTACGACCCGTCGGGCGCTGCCCATCCGGGATTCCCCTCCGGCGTGGAAGCCATCGCCCGCGCGGCAGCTCATCAGGGCATCGCCGACCACCTCCACGTTATGCCTAGCGTGCAGGCCGTGCTCAGCCACGAACTGGAACGGCAGATCGCCGACCTAGCACGCCCAGGTGACGTGATCGCCGTCGTCGGAAGCGGCTACGCCACCCAGCTCGCCGAACGCCTTCTCGCCGCGCTGGCCACCCCCGTCCCCGCCAACCGCTAACCCCGCCACCAACGCCCAAGGACCCCAGGTGACCATCGCACCCGATTCGCATCGGCCCGTGCCCGTGCTGACCACAGAGCAGGCCACCCTGCTTAAGCTGCGGGCCGCCGGCCGCTCCCGTGCCCGAATCGCCCGCGCTCTCTACACCTCTGAGAGCCAGATCACCGACCTCCTGAACCAGCTTCAGGCTGCCCTGGGCGCCGAGTCCCGTGCCCAGTTGATCGGGCTGGGACTGATCCACCGCATCGTCTCTCCGCAGGACGTCATCGTCCGCCACGTCTCGGTCCCGATCCCCCTGACCCCGCGCCAGCGCCAGGTCCTGACGATCTTCGCCACTGGCGGCAACGACCAGGACGCCGCCACTGCGCTGGGGATCACCACGAGCACGGTGCGGGAGTACGCGAGCAAGCTGCTGAGCAACCTCGGTGCCCGGGACCGCGCCCACGCAGTCGGCCTGGGCTTGGTTTATGAGGTTCTGCTCCTCAGCGATCTCAATCCAGCTCTTCCGGCCGTCACGCTGACTGACCACCTCGCCCAATTCGCCGCCAATACGTGACTGCTGACAGCCACACGCTGTTGCCGCAGCGGAAAAGCAATCGGCCGAAACGGCCGAGCTGTCGACCCGTCCCACCTACTGGAGGTCTACACCATGGCCGTGATCGTCATCGGCAGTTTGAATCTCGAGCATGACGGCTTCACGCCGCATCCACGTGGTGGCGGACACTTCGACAAGTGGTATGCCGCACACGAATTCCTGTCTGGACTCCCACTCGATGCCCTGTTCCGGCAGGAAATGACGCACACCCATGAGCAGGGCGGCCGCCTGCTGCACGAGGCCGAACGCATGCTCTCCATGCGGGGATTCCTTGCCTCCGCTACACCGGAGTCTCCCAACCCGACGGGGCTGTTCGTCCGAGAGGACACGTTCTCGGTGA
This genomic stretch from Kitasatospora acidiphila harbors:
- a CDS encoding SAM-dependent methyltransferase encodes the protein MSAEEPMTVLKQSDVVAERRSRWLPPNLTGVRSTEGWQSIGRAGGNGKPSRARLDDLLLGGKDHQVIDRTVAAELKKVPLRFAIGSGPRDFIERAVQFWPGPPGA
- a CDS encoding helix-turn-helix transcriptional regulator, with the protein product MTIAPDSHRPVPVLTTEQATLLKLRAAGRSRARIARALYTSESQITDLLNQLQAALGAESRAQLIGLGLIHRIVSPQDVIVRHVSVPIPLTPRQRQVLTIFATGGNDQDAATALGITTSTVREYASKLLSNLGARDRAHAVGLGLVYEVLLLSDLNPALPAVTLTDHLAQFAANT
- a CDS encoding glutamate ligase domain-containing protein, translated to MSSTLALPAPSCGAEPPSYLTILLAGTEHDTTASLTAVSDEALEIVEEYADIASDPGFATKTICAWKGRITIGDVVVLLFALPTPAAAWRRWTDLLDGATAALLVTDHWPVMGTDPSALDVFEQRGIPHLIAITNPPSHNCEQSTEPELLRVTGACPPLTRVAARPHGVGHRVFLVAAALEAINQDWPPPIATIPQEKPRMNSTPNAQPLLTVPHLVGIDAEGSGLPGLAELLLARGARVSGSTNATTDTPAINALRGLGAVIHPHSSAPVRADMACLIWPGPTTKAARAELDRARALGIPALTVAEALGELIGCATTVMVAGSHSTATVSGMLTSALGHRNPAWMLRRPVTGQRLGHHSGGDLLIADLAQDYDLAVRTEVSVITAASATRLDRLDDELEELEGIARRSEAVVLPTWEAGVGKLAARLAAQPGPRVVTVGQAGGADVRILDSWRNRSGTRLRLRGLDGTEYELTVPVMGRQAARDAAMVVAAGQLLGVAVADLAEGVADFSGIARSLTVAGKPNGITVLDSVAVHPVELAHDLAVARELTDHRGRVIALFEPSGWPATVANGRELGRQLAAADHAFLLPVYDPSGAAHPGFPSGVEAIARAAAHQGIADHLHVMPSVQAVLSHELERQIADLARPGDVIAVVGSGYATQLAERLLAALATPVPANR